A stretch of DNA from Phycisphaerae bacterium:
ATCAACAGACGGACGCCACCGGCCCGCCGATTACCGGCAATCCGACCCAGGATGGTCTTGGCACGATCCTGCAGGCCAATCTGGAGCTGTCCAACGTTGATCCCGTTCGCGAATTGGTGGAACTGATCAAAACGCAGCGGGCATTTGAGTTGAATTCGCAATCGATCCAGAGCGCCGATCAGACGCTCCAAACCATCAACAACCTGAGGAGATTCTAAGCGCCAGGTAGCCGAGTAGGGACGGCGGAGACGTCACCATGAACAAAGGACAACAGGGAACATGGATTGCGGCGGCGATGTTCGCGACGGGACTGTCTGTCGTGAGCGCCAGCGCCGGCGAAGTTCGCATCTGGCCGACGGCCACCGCCACGGGCGATGCCGTGCTTTTGGGACAGGTCGCCGAATTGCGCGGGTTCGACATGGAATCGGAGCGGCGCCTGGCACAGGTCGGGGTTTTTGACGCCCCGACGCCGGGGGGCGAACTCCTGGTTCGTGCGGATGACATCCGGTCGGCGTTAGCCGATGCGGGAGAAGATCTTTCAGCGATTCAACTCATTGGCGCAGCGCGTTGCAAAGTTTCGAAACCCCGGCCGCCGCGCGTGCCTCGACCGGCGCCCCATTTAACTCGATCCATCAAGAAAATTGAGCCGCGCCCTACCCCGGCCAAACCCGTCGCTCGTCCGACTCCGCCGGAAAAAAAATCGCCGTCGGGGACGATGGAGTCCGCGCTGCGAGACTATATCCAGGCAAGTTTTCCCGAGCCGGACGCGAAACTCGAGATTCGATTCAGTCCCGCCAAGGCGGACGACCTTCGCTCCTCCGACCCGGATGCAAAATACGAGATTCGCTCGCGCGATGAGAAGAAACTGGGGCTCCGCAGCTTTGAGGTTTCCGTGGTTCGTCAGGGCGAAATCGATCGGCGGATTCCGATCGTCGGGGAAGTGACGCTGCTCAAGGAAGTCGTCGTCGCCAGGCGGGCCATCAATCGCGGCGAGACGATCGAGGGTCGCGCGCTGAAGCTGGAGGAGCGGCGGTTTACCGACCTCGCGGCCGTTGGGTTGACCGACCTGTCGGCGGCGACCGGTCAGCAAAGCCGGGGGTTTGTGCGGCCGGGAGAAATGATCAACGAACAGTCCGTCGAACAGCGTCCGGTCGTCGCTCGCGGACAACCGGTGACCATTTGGATGCGGCAGGGATCGCTGGCCATTCGCACGACGGGGCGGGCGCAGCAGTCCGGCGGTCTGGGCGATCGGATAGAGGTGCTTCGCGACGGGGCGAGGCGGAAACAGGACTTGATCGAGGCGATGGTGACCGGCCCCGGAACGGTGAGCATGGGCTCGCCGGAACAGTTGGCAGCCGGTTCGTCAGGGTGGTCGGCGCGATGAAGAAGACACTCGTGTTGATCATCGCGGGATGGGCGCCGGCCGCGGCGGCGCTGGGGCAGAGTTCGTCGCTGTTTCTGAACAGTCAGGCGAGCTATTCCCGCCAGATGGCGGCCTCCACACAGCCGGCGCCGAATGGAACGCTTCGGGCCAATGCCGGAGCGTTGGCCCCACCGCCGACATTCCGCAACGTCGCACTGGCAAGTTCATCACTGACGGCGATTCCCGCAGCCGAACCCCGGATCATCCAGCCCAACGACCTGATCACCGTAATTGTTCGCCATCGCCTGCGGTATCAGACCGACACGCGAATGCAGCAGCAAAGCCGCTGGGATCTGAAATCGAAGTTGAGCGCCTGGTTCCGCATCCACGATCGCAAGCTGGAGGAGCAGGACTTCGAGCGCGGGGTGCCGGAGGTGAACTTCAAAAACCAGAACGACCTCAAGAACCAGGGCCGGGCCGATCGCAAGGACGTTTTCGAGACGCGGGTGATGGCCAAGGTGCTCGACGTGAAGCCGAATGGCAATTTGATGCTCGTCGGATACGCCCATGTCAAGATCGATGAGGAAGATCAGATCATTCGTTTAACCGGCGAATGCAATAAGGAAGACATTCAGCCCGACCGCAGCATCCTGAGCGACAAGATCTTCGCGCTCGATGTTCAAACGGAGAACGCGGGGGCGATGAAGGACGCGGCGAAGCGCGGTTGGCTGAAGGGACTCCTGGATAACACGAAGGCGTTCTAAGTAAATGACATTGCCGGCATTCAAACAAGGGAAGCATGTTACGGCGAGCCTGGCGGCAGCGCTGGGATTACTCGTTTGCGCTCAGATCGTGCAAGCCACGCGGATCGCCGACGTCACTCACCTGCAAGGACGCCGCAACAACCAACTCGTGGGCTACGGTCTGGTGATCGGCCTGCCGGGAACCGGCGACGGCGGAAAGTATGCGGCTTCCATTCTCCAACTCCAGACGATGCTTTCGAAGTTCGAGATTCCCGTGCCCGCTTCCGCCCTGGTGGACACGAAGAATGTTGCCATCGTCATGGTTGAGGCAACGATTCCCGACAACGGCGTGCGCGAAGGCGACCGGATCGATGTGCGGGTCAATTCCAGCGGGTCGGCCAAGAGCCTCGCCGGTGGTCATCTGGTTCCCACGCCGCTCCAGGGACCAGGGCTCGATCGCATCTTCGCCCTGGCCAGCGGGCCGATCCGGCTGCCCGATCAAAAAGTGAGAACCAGCGGAACGGTCACCGCCGGAGCGACGATGGAGGCCGACGTCATCCACAACTACATCAGCGAAAACTGGCAGATTACGCTGGTCGTCGAGGATGTACACGCCAGTCACGCCCTCGCGGCGGTCATTGCGCAAATGATCAACGAAGGGGCATCGGAAATCGGCCAGATCCAACGGATCGCGACGGCCATGGGGCCCAAGAACGTGGTCATCGAGATTCCCGAGCCGGAGCGCGCCAGTCCCGCGGATTTCATCGCCCGCGTGGAGAACACTGAGCTGCTCATGCCGCCGGGCGAGGCGCGCGTCGTGATCAATCGTAAGACGGGCACGATCGTGATTGATGAAGACGTCGAGATTGGTCCCGCGGTCATCTCGCACAACGGCATGTCGATCACGACAACACCCGCGCCGACGCCGCCCGATGCGGCGGCCGAACCCCCGCCGCCGGATACGAAATTCGCGGCCGCGATCCATGCGCCGCGGACCGACCATAGCGGGGCGCGGCTGCGCGAGCTGGTCGATGCACTCAACCAGCTCAATGTCCCGTCGAAGGACATTATCGAGATCGTTGAAAACCTGCACCGGCTGGGCAAGGTCAAGGGCAAGTTAGTCACTGTGGAGTAAGTTCGTGAGCGTGTCGGCCATTCAATCAAGTTTCGTTCCCAAGGCGCCCGTCACTGGTGATCGGGCGGCCGCGCTGCGGCGCTCGACGGGTGAATTTGTTGGCGACATCTTCTACGGGACGCTCTTGCGGGAAATGCAGCAGTCCAAGTTCAAGACGAAATACCTGAGCGGCGGCCGTGCGGAGGAAGCGTTTCAGGGCCAGCTCTCCATGGAAATCGCCAAGAAAATCGGGCGATCCGGAAACGACCCCGTCGCGCGGCGACTGTTCGATTCGATCGCCAAGAGGCTGGGTGTGGAGGGAGACGCATGAGCACAGCCATCGCGATAAAGCCCGTGGATCGTTTGGCCACGCTGCTGGAGGAACTGGCCGCGAAGCA
This window harbors:
- the flgA gene encoding flagellar basal body P-ring formation chaperone FlgA, whose amino-acid sequence is MNKGQQGTWIAAAMFATGLSVVSASAGEVRIWPTATATGDAVLLGQVAELRGFDMESERRLAQVGVFDAPTPGGELLVRADDIRSALADAGEDLSAIQLIGAARCKVSKPRPPRVPRPAPHLTRSIKKIEPRPTPAKPVARPTPPEKKSPSGTMESALRDYIQASFPEPDAKLEIRFSPAKADDLRSSDPDAKYEIRSRDEKKLGLRSFEVSVVRQGEIDRRIPIVGEVTLLKEVVVARRAINRGETIEGRALKLEERRFTDLAAVGLTDLSAATGQQSRGFVRPGEMINEQSVEQRPVVARGQPVTIWMRQGSLAIRTTGRAQQSGGLGDRIEVLRDGARRKQDLIEAMVTGPGTVSMGSPEQLAAGSSGWSAR
- a CDS encoding flagellar basal body L-ring protein FlgH, which codes for MKKTLVLIIAGWAPAAAALGQSSSLFLNSQASYSRQMAASTQPAPNGTLRANAGALAPPPTFRNVALASSSLTAIPAAEPRIIQPNDLITVIVRHRLRYQTDTRMQQQSRWDLKSKLSAWFRIHDRKLEEQDFERGVPEVNFKNQNDLKNQGRADRKDVFETRVMAKVLDVKPNGNLMLVGYAHVKIDEEDQIIRLTGECNKEDIQPDRSILSDKIFALDVQTENAGAMKDAAKRGWLKGLLDNTKAF
- a CDS encoding flagellar basal body P-ring protein FlgI produces the protein MTLPAFKQGKHVTASLAAALGLLVCAQIVQATRIADVTHLQGRRNNQLVGYGLVIGLPGTGDGGKYAASILQLQTMLSKFEIPVPASALVDTKNVAIVMVEATIPDNGVREGDRIDVRVNSSGSAKSLAGGHLVPTPLQGPGLDRIFALASGPIRLPDQKVRTSGTVTAGATMEADVIHNYISENWQITLVVEDVHASHALAAVIAQMINEGASEIGQIQRIATAMGPKNVVIEIPEPERASPADFIARVENTELLMPPGEARVVINRKTGTIVIDEDVEIGPAVISHNGMSITTTPAPTPPDAAAEPPPPDTKFAAAIHAPRTDHSGARLRELVDALNQLNVPSKDIIEIVENLHRLGKVKGKLVTVE